Proteins encoded by one window of Rhodobacteraceae bacterium IMCC1335:
- a CDS encoding ABC transporter permease subunit — MIPYIFKRLLSLLISLCLASIVIFTVVEVAPGDPAAFMLGINAQDDTILALRKELGLDQGKFARYLAWIGGMLSGDFGLSYTYRSPIADMVGERLWVSLPLALYALGLSILIAFPTGLYAAAQRGKRGDAMVMGATQLGIAIPNFWFAMILVVIFAIKLRWFSAGGFAGWDDGLFSGLKSLTLPAIALALPQAAILSRVMRSALIETLGEDYIRTARAKGLSKRATLWHHALRNALIPVLTIIGLQFSFLMAGAIIIEQVFFLPGLGRLVFQAITQRDLIVVESVVMLLVFAVIMVNFLVDLAYAAVDPRLRSQA, encoded by the coding sequence ATGATACCCTATATTTTCAAGCGGTTATTATCCTTACTGATCAGCCTATGCCTGGCCTCTATCGTGATTTTTACGGTGGTCGAAGTGGCGCCCGGAGATCCGGCCGCCTTCATGCTTGGAATCAACGCCCAAGACGATACCATTTTGGCGCTGCGCAAAGAGCTGGGATTGGATCAGGGTAAATTTGCGCGTTATCTTGCTTGGATCGGCGGGATGCTGAGCGGTGATTTTGGCCTCTCTTATACCTATCGCAGCCCAATCGCCGATATGGTGGGGGAACGTCTCTGGGTGTCGTTGCCATTGGCGCTTTATGCGCTTGGATTAAGCATTCTCATCGCTTTTCCAACTGGGCTTTATGCAGCAGCGCAGCGCGGCAAACGCGGCGATGCTATGGTCATGGGCGCCACGCAATTGGGGATTGCTATCCCGAATTTTTGGTTTGCGATGATCCTTGTGGTGATTTTTGCAATTAAGCTGCGCTGGTTTTCAGCCGGTGGCTTCGCCGGATGGGATGATGGTCTGTTCAGCGGGTTAAAATCGCTGACCTTGCCGGCGATCGCATTGGCCCTGCCGCAAGCGGCTATCCTGTCGCGCGTGATGCGCAGCGCGTTGATCGAAACCTTAGGCGAAGATTATATTCGAACCGCACGCGCCAAGGGCTTGAGCAAACGCGCCACGCTGTGGCACCACGCCCTGCGCAACGCCTTAATCCCGGTTTTAACGATTATTGGATTGCAATTTTCCTTTCTGATGGCTGGCGCCATTATTATCGAGCAAGTGTTCTTTCTGCCCGGGTTGGGCCGTTTGGTGTTTCAGGCGATCACACAGCGCGATCTGATCGTGGTCGAAAGCGTGGTTATGCTTCTGGTCTTTGCAGTGATCATGGTCAACTTTCTGGTCGATCTGGCCTATGCGGCGGTTGATCCGCGCTTGCGGAGCCAAGCATGA
- a CDS encoding ABC transporter substrate-binding protein codes for MPIKTGKLLRISAAALALTSGAAAAAQSDLTVALQLEPPHLDPTSAAAGAIDSVLYSNVFEGLTRFASDGSIIPGLAKSWEISEDGTSYTFYLNAGVTFHDGTSMDAEDVKFSLDRARGEDSANAQKALFAGITDVSVVDPLTVKVSLEAANGSFLFNMAWGDAVIVAPETIENIKTNPVGTGAFQFSNWVQGDRIELTRNADYWGTPAALESATFKFISDPTAGFAAMMAEDVDAFVNFPAPENLPQFEADPRFQVIVGSTEGETILSTNNKMPPLDNVKVRKAIAHAIDRQAIIDGAMFGVGTPIGTHFAPHHPDYLDLTANSAYDPDLAKQLLAEAGFENGFETTLKLPPPSYARRGGEIIAAQLRAVGIQTQISNLEWAQWLEQVFRGKDYGLTIVSHTEPMDIGIYARPDYYFQYDNPAFQTLMTDLRSQSDPATRSAMLQKAQTIISEDYVNGFLFELAVPTVANAKIRGLWENAPTQATDLTGVSWSN; via the coding sequence ATGCCAATCAAGACTGGAAAACTTCTAAGAATCAGCGCCGCAGCTTTGGCTTTGACGAGCGGCGCCGCTGCCGCCGCGCAAAGCGATCTCACCGTTGCCCTGCAACTCGAGCCCCCGCATTTAGACCCCACCAGCGCTGCCGCTGGCGCAATTGACAGCGTGCTTTATTCAAATGTGTTTGAGGGGCTTACCCGCTTTGCCTCTGACGGATCTATCATTCCCGGCCTCGCAAAATCATGGGAGATTTCCGAAGATGGCACCAGCTATACATTTTATTTAAACGCCGGCGTCACCTTTCATGATGGCACCAGCATGGATGCCGAAGACGTCAAATTCTCATTAGATCGGGCGCGCGGGGAAGACAGTGCCAATGCCCAAAAGGCGCTGTTTGCTGGCATTACGGATGTAAGCGTTGTTGATCCGCTGACCGTCAAAGTCAGTTTGGAGGCCGCCAATGGCAGCTTCTTATTCAACATGGCTTGGGGCGATGCGGTGATTGTTGCCCCTGAAACGATCGAAAATATCAAAACGAACCCAGTGGGAACCGGAGCGTTTCAATTCAGCAATTGGGTGCAGGGTGATCGTATTGAGCTGACCCGCAACGCTGATTACTGGGGAACCCCTGCGGCCCTAGAAAGCGCAACGTTTAAATTCATCTCCGATCCCACAGCGGGATTTGCAGCGATGATGGCCGAAGATGTGGATGCGTTCGTGAATTTTCCAGCCCCTGAAAACCTACCGCAATTTGAGGCGGATCCGCGCTTTCAAGTGATTGTCGGCTCCACAGAAGGCGAAACTATTCTTTCTACCAATAACAAAATGCCGCCTTTAGATAATGTAAAAGTGCGCAAAGCCATCGCGCATGCGATTGATCGCCAAGCGATCATTGACGGGGCAATGTTTGGCGTTGGCACTCCGATTGGCACGCATTTCGCGCCGCACCATCCAGACTATCTCGATCTGACGGCAAATTCGGCTTATGATCCTGATTTGGCCAAACAGCTTTTGGCAGAAGCCGGGTTTGAGAATGGCTTTGAAACCACATTGAAACTGCCGCCGCCCTCTTATGCACGCCGCGGCGGCGAAATCATTGCAGCGCAGTTGCGCGCGGTGGGGATTCAAACCCAAATCAGTAATTTGGAATGGGCGCAATGGCTCGAGCAAGTGTTCCGCGGCAAGGATTATGGGCTCACAATCGTCAGCCATACCGAACCGATGGATATCGGAATTTATGCGCGTCCGGATTATTACTTCCAATATGACAATCCGGCCTTTCAAACTTTGATGACCGATCTCAGATCACAAAGCGATCCGGCGACCCGCAGCGCAATGTTGCAAAAAGCCCAAACGATCATTTCCGAAGATTATGTGAATGGATTTTTGTTCGAACTGGCCGTACCAACCGTTGCCAATGCCAAAATCCGCGGTCTATGGGAAAATGCCCCTACGCAAGCCACAGATCTGACAGGGGTCAGCTGGTCGAATTAA
- a CDS encoding DUF2125 domain-containing protein: MQRLIILVLGIAILWSGFWFWGAERNKAAIAALVAGAEKSGWQVQFDQISQMGFPNRYDVTLRNPQIGNAAGTFDWQAAFLQIMRLTYTPTHWLIIWPDMHDLTIAGQPVRLNSQTLRASVTQSEGAQWRATATAENLTFTASLGLSLPIENVQISIEQRLEKTRVYAKGTTAQPLSPNVEMTLELFADLPDMRDNKTTLSAQNIIIKMNGKTLISDGMVNFYGDMPPQGWLGIKVANLNSGWAVLTALMLPLKALLGDQVADISLKFDLGS, from the coding sequence ATGCAACGTTTGATTATTCTCGTATTGGGTATCGCGATCCTTTGGTCCGGGTTTTGGTTCTGGGGGGCGGAACGCAACAAGGCCGCTATTGCGGCCCTGGTCGCGGGGGCTGAAAAGAGCGGATGGCAAGTTCAGTTTGACCAGATCAGCCAAATGGGATTTCCAAATCGCTATGATGTCACCTTGCGTAACCCGCAAATCGGCAATGCTGCGGGTACATTCGATTGGCAAGCAGCGTTTTTGCAAATCATGCGCCTGACCTACACCCCGACCCATTGGCTTATTATTTGGCCCGACATGCATGATTTAACGATTGCAGGTCAGCCCGTGCGCCTCAACAGTCAAACTTTGCGCGCCTCGGTAACCCAGAGCGAGGGCGCGCAATGGCGCGCAACGGCAACCGCCGAAAATTTAACCTTTACCGCCAGTTTAGGCTTAAGTTTACCCATTGAAAACGTACAAATTTCGATCGAACAACGCTTGGAGAAAACACGCGTTTACGCTAAGGGAACCACCGCGCAACCGCTCAGCCCCAACGTAGAGATGACGCTAGAGCTTTTCGCCGACCTGCCGGATATGCGCGACAATAAGACCACGCTATCAGCCCAAAATATTATTATAAAAATGAATGGGAAAACGCTTATTTCTGATGGTATGGTCAATTTTTATGGGGACATGCCGCCCCAAGGCTGGCTTGGCATTAAAGTGGCAAACCTAAACAGCGGCTGGGCCGTTCTAACCGCGCTAATGTTGCCCTTAAAAGCCCTTTTGGGCGATCAAGTGGCCGATATTTCTTTAAAATTTGATTTGGGCAGCTGA
- a CDS encoding gamma-glutamylcyclotransferase, with protein MQMWVFGYGSLLWNPGFDYVEKRLARLSGYRRNFCMRSIHHRGTPAMPGLVLALDAANAAICDGLAFRIAPEDETQVLAYLRDRELVSSAYYEKTVRLDLPEGGQLEALAYVIDQTNDQYCQGLSLEEQARIIATARGGRGDNSEYLFKTVEQMEKLSIQDADLQWLAQNVRARLAEKGRGASPGVSHG; from the coding sequence ATGCAGATGTGGGTTTTTGGCTATGGGTCGTTATTGTGGAACCCGGGCTTTGACTATGTGGAAAAGCGGTTGGCGCGGTTGAGTGGCTATCGCCGTAATTTTTGCATGCGGTCGATCCATCATCGCGGCACGCCTGCTATGCCCGGTTTGGTGTTGGCATTAGACGCTGCCAACGCGGCGATTTGTGATGGTTTGGCCTTTCGCATCGCGCCCGAAGATGAAACACAAGTTCTTGCCTATTTGAGAGACCGCGAGCTGGTCTCATCCGCGTATTACGAAAAAACCGTGCGTTTAGATTTGCCAGAGGGCGGGCAGCTTGAGGCTTTGGCCTATGTGATCGATCAAACCAATGATCAATACTGCCAAGGCTTGTCATTGGAGGAGCAAGCTCGCATTATTGCAACGGCGCGCGGTGGGCGTGGCGATAATAGTGAATATCTGTTTAAAACGGTTGAACAAATGGAGAAGTTGTCGATCCAGGATGCTGATCTTCAATGGCTTGCACAAAATGTCCGTGCAAGGCTTGCCGAAAAGGGTCGGGGGGCCTCCCCCGGTGTCAGCCATGGATAG
- a CDS encoding biopolymer transporter ExbB — protein MHKADLELKLQFSRPIRQGMLMLLVVGLTGFGAVIAAPRIMPVVQSNLWLNGFICLVFCIGVISCFVQVFQLASSVRWIESFVRNQGISGSKAPQLLAPLATLLRDRGARMQIAASSTRSILDSVGTRIEEAREITRYIVNLLIFLGLLGTFYGLATTVPALVDTIRSLAPKAGESGFAVFSRLMNGLESQLGGMGIAFASSLLGLAGSLVVGLLELFASHGQNRFYRELEEWLSSITRLGFSSGDGDGEASHEQNILGTVLDQMNENMEAMQMMFTQADAGRAMVDDGLRGLSESLNQLTARIEANAPSNEALLRVAGGQEKLLEVLRNIENSEAADAESRMRLRSIDVQLLHLTEEMAAGRQESTVALRAEINALSAAILHASASRPSGDGASTSSDDKG, from the coding sequence ATGCATAAAGCTGATCTAGAGCTCAAACTTCAGTTCTCGCGACCCATACGCCAAGGTATGCTGATGTTGCTTGTGGTTGGCTTAACCGGTTTTGGCGCGGTCATTGCCGCGCCGCGCATCATGCCGGTGGTGCAATCCAACCTTTGGCTGAACGGCTTTATCTGTTTGGTGTTTTGTATCGGGGTGATCAGTTGCTTTGTGCAGGTGTTTCAGTTGGCCTCATCGGTGCGCTGGATCGAAAGCTTTGTGCGCAATCAAGGTATTTCCGGGTCAAAGGCCCCGCAGCTGCTGGCACCGCTGGCAACTTTGTTGCGTGATCGCGGCGCGCGGATGCAAATTGCTGCCTCTTCAACACGCTCGATCCTAGACTCGGTTGGAACGCGGATCGAAGAAGCGCGGGAGATCACCCGCTATATTGTTAATCTACTGATCTTTCTGGGGCTTTTGGGCACGTTTTACGGGTTGGCAACCACGGTGCCTGCCTTGGTTGATACCATCCGATCTTTGGCCCCTAAAGCGGGCGAGTCGGGTTTTGCCGTTTTCAGCCGGTTGATGAACGGGCTGGAAAGCCAGCTTGGCGGTATGGGAATTGCTTTTGCATCCTCGTTGCTGGGATTGGCTGGATCCTTGGTGGTGGGACTTTTAGAGCTGTTTGCCAGCCACGGCCAAAACCGCTTTTACCGGGAATTGGAGGAATGGCTTTCATCGATCACGCGTTTGGGATTTTCGTCCGGTGACGGGGATGGCGAAGCCAGCCATGAACAAAATATTCTGGGCACCGTGCTGGATCAAATGAACGAGAATATGGAAGCCATGCAAATGATGTTTACGCAAGCGGATGCGGGGCGGGCCATGGTGGATGATGGGTTGCGGGGCTTGTCGGAAAGCCTGAACCAGTTGACCGCTCGGATCGAGGCCAACGCACCCAGCAATGAGGCGTTATTGCGGGTGGCGGGCGGCCAAGAAAAGCTGCTTGAAGTCTTGCGCAATATTGAAAATAGCGAGGCGGCGGATGCTGAAAGCCGCATGCGTTTGCGCTCGATTGATGTTCAGCTTTTGCACCTGACCGAAGAAATGGCCGCGGGCCGCCAGGAAAGCACCGTGGCGTTGCGCGCAGAAATAAACGCTTTGAGCGCTGCAATTTTGCATGCCAGCGCCAGCCGGCCATCGGGTGACGGCGCATCAACCAGCTCTGATGATAAGGGCTGA
- a CDS encoding peptidoglycan -binding protein: MALSRRTGHRFQASIWPGFVDAMTGLLLVLMFVLTIFMVVQFVLRETITGQENELNLLSAEIAAIAEALGLEQEKVSALNGEVGALTSTLSDTQAELMAQANLIDQLTFQRDSTQQQLVSAQAKITSFEAQVAGLLKSQSEKTAQIVDLEGEKSLLMSQQEALNLALATARSEIDKSVEEARRKAAERDALEALIASLKTENSDQKSFLNQQSADLQALQQRLSAEEEARLLEAATAQALRKKLENADAELTAMSLALEEQRRAAEETLTMLAAAGAAQELVAARLQDSVLALNAAQLQLADRDQDIQRLQSKVTDSAAELDQTEVALAAALARQVLLEDQIAALQRQRAQLEIQERTLSQTQAQQADAIKRLQTALSNSEKSRTESQDNQSSALELAKALQAQLSAALAAVAQAEDARALLQAKVDETTKQLDATTSQAANQAAAQAAQIAQAETAKASLEENLAAALAAKLAAETDMNKVAAQLKAALAAKLAADQDLAAQLDAREQQKILLQQAQQTLLDTSQELQQSDAQLLKAERQAAALNQQVTALRQQLAKVSDLLEISEEKDIESQAQLQNLGNRLNAALARAASEQRRRLKLEEAERQRLEAEKLKLEAERDLLASQAEDLAKYKSEFFGSLRILLADQVGVRIVGDRFVFSSEVLFAPGAAELSQLGQSEIVKVGSILNKIMSEIPQNIDWIIRVDGHTDDQPLSGTGEFKDNWELSQARALSVVKFMISQLNIPADRLAANGFAEFQPVNTANTAQARSQNRRIELKLTER; encoded by the coding sequence ATGGCACTTTCCCGCCGAACTGGTCATCGATTTCAAGCCTCAATCTGGCCGGGTTTTGTGGATGCGATGACCGGCCTGCTTTTGGTGCTGATGTTTGTTTTAACCATTTTTATGGTTGTTCAATTCGTTTTGCGTGAAACCATCACAGGGCAAGAAAATGAACTTAACCTGCTAAGTGCCGAGATCGCTGCGATTGCAGAAGCGCTTGGCCTTGAGCAAGAAAAAGTGAGCGCTTTAAATGGCGAAGTGGGCGCCTTGACCTCTACGTTAAGCGATACCCAAGCCGAATTGATGGCGCAGGCTAATTTGATCGATCAACTGACTTTTCAGCGCGATTCAACGCAGCAACAATTGGTCAGTGCGCAGGCGAAAATTACCTCTTTTGAGGCGCAGGTTGCCGGCCTTTTAAAAAGCCAAAGCGAGAAAACCGCGCAGATTGTCGATTTGGAAGGCGAAAAATCTCTTTTGATGTCTCAGCAAGAGGCGTTGAATTTGGCCCTTGCAACGGCGCGCTCAGAAATTGACAAATCGGTGGAAGAAGCGCGCCGCAAAGCGGCAGAGCGCGATGCGCTTGAAGCCTTGATTGCTTCGCTGAAAACCGAAAATAGCGATCAAAAAAGTTTTTTAAACCAGCAATCTGCGGATCTGCAAGCGCTCCAGCAGCGCTTAAGCGCCGAGGAGGAAGCCCGTCTTTTGGAAGCTGCGACGGCGCAGGCGCTGCGCAAAAAGCTTGAAAATGCCGATGCGGAATTAACAGCGATGAGCTTGGCTTTGGAAGAACAGCGCCGCGCAGCGGAAGAAACGCTTACCATGTTGGCGGCGGCCGGAGCCGCGCAGGAACTCGTTGCGGCGCGTCTGCAAGACAGCGTGTTGGCGTTAAATGCAGCGCAGCTGCAACTGGCCGATCGCGATCAAGATATTCAGCGCCTGCAATCGAAGGTTACCGATAGCGCTGCAGAGCTGGATCAAACCGAAGTGGCTTTGGCCGCAGCGCTTGCGCGGCAAGTATTGTTGGAAGATCAAATCGCCGCCTTGCAGCGCCAAAGGGCGCAGTTGGAAATACAAGAACGCACTTTATCGCAAACCCAGGCCCAGCAAGCGGATGCGATCAAACGTTTGCAAACTGCGCTGTCCAACAGCGAAAAAAGTCGAACGGAAAGCCAAGATAATCAATCCAGCGCGCTTGAGTTGGCAAAAGCCTTACAGGCGCAGCTCAGCGCAGCTTTGGCTGCCGTTGCGCAGGCAGAAGATGCGCGCGCGCTTCTGCAAGCGAAGGTCGATGAGACGACAAAACAGCTTGACGCGACGACGAGCCAGGCGGCAAATCAAGCCGCCGCGCAGGCCGCTCAAATCGCGCAGGCTGAAACGGCAAAAGCCAGCTTGGAAGAAAACCTAGCGGCGGCGCTTGCCGCGAAATTGGCCGCCGAAACCGATATGAACAAAGTGGCCGCGCAATTAAAGGCTGCCTTGGCGGCGAAACTCGCAGCCGATCAGGATCTTGCCGCGCAGCTTGATGCGCGCGAACAGCAGAAAATTTTGCTACAGCAAGCCCAGCAGACCTTGCTGGACACGTCGCAAGAGTTGCAACAAAGCGACGCGCAGCTTTTGAAGGCAGAGCGCCAAGCTGCCGCGTTGAACCAGCAGGTTACCGCATTGCGGCAGCAATTGGCGAAAGTGAGTGATTTATTGGAGATTTCCGAAGAGAAAGATATCGAAAGTCAGGCGCAGCTGCAAAACCTTGGTAACCGGCTCAATGCGGCTTTGGCGCGGGCCGCTTCCGAGCAGCGGCGCCGTTTAAAACTGGAAGAGGCCGAGCGACAAAGGCTCGAGGCGGAAAAGCTTAAACTAGAGGCCGAGCGCGATCTTTTGGCCAGCCAGGCCGAAGATCTGGCCAAATATAAATCAGAATTTTTTGGAAGCTTGCGCATATTGCTCGCGGATCAAGTTGGGGTACGCATTGTCGGCGATCGGTTTGTGTTTTCTTCAGAGGTGTTATTTGCCCCCGGCGCGGCCGAGCTTTCGCAGCTTGGCCAGAGCGAAATCGTAAAAGTGGGCAGCATATTGAATAAGATTATGTCGGAAATTCCGCAGAATATAGATTGGATTATCCGCGTTGATGGGCATACGGATGACCAACCGCTGAGCGGCACGGGAGAATTCAAAGACAATTGGGAGCTGAGCCAGGCGCGCGCTTTATCCGTTGTCAAATTCATGATTTCGCAGCTTAATATACCGGCTGACCGTTTGGCGGCGAATGGCTTTGCTGAATTCCAACCCGTCAATACGGCAAACACCGCACAGGCCCGCAGCCAAAACCGGCGCATTGAGCTGAAATTAACCGAACGCTAA
- the clpA gene encoding ATP-dependent Clp protease ATP-binding subunit ClpA produces MPSFSTTLEQAIHAALGLANKRSHEFATLEHLLLALMDEQDAARVLRACDVDTEELRETLVEFIETDLASLVTEVEGSEAVPTAAFQRVIQRAAIHVQSSGRTEVTGANVLVAIFAERESNAAYFLQDQEMTRYDAVNFIAHGVAKDPNFGEARPVSGSPEFEEETNAPENVKEEEKKESALAKYCVDLNAKAGEGDIDPLIGRSHEVERCVQVLCRRRKNNPLLVGDPGVGKTAIAEGLARKVVSGETPQVLANTTIFSLDMGALLAGTRYRGDFEERLKAVMNELESHPDAVLFIDEIHTVIGAGATSGGAMDASNLLKPALQGGKLRTMGSTTYKEYRQHFEKDRALSRRFQKIDVNEPSVDDAVKILQGIKGYFEEHHSIKYTGDAIKSAVELSARYINDRKLPDKAIDVIDEAGAAQHLVAESKRRKTIGIKEIEAVVAKIARIPPKNVSKDDALVLKDLETSLKRVVFGQDPAIDALASAIKLARAGLREPEKPIGSYLFAGPTGVGKTEVAKQLADSLGVEMLRFDMSEYMEKHAVSRLIGAPPGYVGFDQGGQLTDGIDQHPHCVLLLDEIEKAHPDVYNVLLQVMDHGTLTDHNGRSVDFRNVILIMTSNAGAAEQAKSAIGFNRDRREGEDTAAIERQFTPEFRNRLDAVISFAPLPKPVTMQIVEKFVLQLEAQLMDRHVSIEITEAAAEWLADKGYDEKMGARPLARVIQEHIKKPLAEELLFGKLAKGGLVKVGVRKGELHLKLEGPQNPRLTNNKPPLLTAD; encoded by the coding sequence GTGCCTTCATTTTCAACCACGCTCGAACAGGCAATCCACGCAGCTCTTGGCTTAGCAAATAAGCGATCGCATGAATTTGCAACGCTTGAGCATTTGCTCTTGGCGTTGATGGATGAGCAAGACGCAGCGCGGGTGTTGCGCGCCTGCGACGTGGATACAGAAGAGTTGCGTGAAACCTTGGTTGAATTCATCGAGACCGATCTGGCATCTTTGGTGACCGAAGTGGAAGGATCAGAGGCGGTGCCCACTGCTGCATTCCAGCGGGTAATCCAACGCGCTGCGATCCATGTACAATCGTCGGGCCGCACCGAAGTGACCGGCGCAAACGTCTTGGTTGCGATCTTTGCTGAACGCGAATCCAACGCCGCCTATTTTCTGCAAGATCAGGAAATGACGCGCTATGATGCGGTTAATTTCATCGCGCATGGCGTGGCCAAAGACCCCAATTTTGGCGAGGCGCGGCCCGTCTCTGGCTCACCCGAATTCGAAGAGGAAACCAATGCGCCTGAAAACGTAAAAGAAGAAGAAAAGAAAGAATCGGCGCTGGCCAAATATTGCGTTGATTTGAACGCCAAAGCAGGAGAGGGCGATATTGACCCGCTGATTGGCCGCAGCCATGAGGTTGAGCGCTGCGTGCAGGTTCTGTGCCGTCGGCGCAAAAACAACCCGCTTTTGGTCGGCGATCCCGGCGTGGGCAAAACGGCCATCGCCGAAGGCCTGGCCCGCAAAGTGGTTTCCGGGGAAACCCCGCAAGTTTTGGCCAACACCACGATCTTTTCGCTTGATATGGGCGCCTTACTGGCCGGAACCCGCTATCGTGGCGATTTTGAAGAACGCCTCAAAGCGGTGATGAATGAATTGGAAAGCCATCCGGATGCGGTCTTGTTCATTGATGAAATCCACACCGTGATTGGCGCAGGTGCCACCTCGGGTGGCGCTATGGATGCCTCAAACCTGTTGAAGCCCGCGCTGCAAGGTGGAAAATTGCGCACAATGGGTTCGACCACTTACAAAGAATACCGCCAACATTTTGAAAAGGATCGTGCGCTCAGCCGCCGCTTCCAAAAAATTGATGTAAATGAACCCAGTGTCGATGATGCGGTGAAAATTTTACAAGGTATCAAAGGCTATTTTGAAGAGCATCATAGCATCAAATATACCGGTGATGCGATCAAATCAGCGGTTGAGCTGTCAGCGCGCTATATCAATGATCGCAAGCTACCAGACAAAGCCATTGACGTGATTGATGAAGCCGGCGCCGCGCAGCATTTGGTTGCAGAAAGCAAGCGGCGCAAAACCATAGGGATCAAAGAAATCGAAGCGGTGGTGGCGAAAATTGCGCGTATTCCACCCAAAAATGTCAGCAAAGACGATGCTCTGGTGCTGAAAGATCTTGAAACCAGCTTGAAACGGGTGGTCTTCGGGCAGGATCCGGCGATTGACGCGCTGGCCTCAGCAATAAAACTTGCGCGGGCCGGATTGAGAGAGCCGGAAAAACCCATAGGCAGCTATTTATTCGCCGGGCCTACCGGTGTTGGGAAAACAGAAGTTGCCAAACAACTGGCCGATAGCCTTGGCGTCGAGATGCTGCGCTTTGACATGTCCGAATATATGGAAAAACACGCGGTCAGCCGGTTGATCGGCGCGCCTCCGGGTTATGTTGGGTTTGATCAGGGCGGGCAATTGACGGACGGGATTGACCAACATCCACATTGCGTTTTGCTGTTGGATGAGATCGAAAAAGCCCATCCGGACGTATATAATGTGCTGTTGCAAGTGATGGATCACGGCACTCTCACAGACCATAATGGCCGCTCGGTTGATTTTCGCAACGTGATTTTGATTATGACCTCGAATGCCGGTGCGGCTGAACAGGCGAAATCGGCGATCGGATTTAACCGCGACCGCCGCGAAGGCGAAGACACTGCCGCGATTGAACGGCAGTTTACGCCCGAATTTCGCAACCGGTTGGATGCTGTGATAAGCTTTGCACCATTGCCGAAACCCGTCACCATGCAGATTGTTGAAAAGTTTGTTCTGCAACTTGAAGCGCAATTGATGGACCGGCATGTCTCAATCGAAATCACTGAAGCCGCCGCCGAATGGCTTGCAGATAAAGGCTATGATGAAAAGATGGGTGCCCGCCCATTGGCCCGGGTGATCCAAGAGCATATCAAAAAGCCTCTGGCCGAAGAATTGCTCTTTGGAAAGCTGGCCAAGGGCGGCTTGGTGAAGGTTGGCGTGCGCAAAGGCGAATTGCATCTTAAATTGGAAGGGCCGCAAAATCCGCGCCTGACAAATAATAAGCCGCCTTTGCTGACCGCAGATTAA